One window of Bos indicus isolate NIAB-ARS_2022 breed Sahiwal x Tharparkar chromosome 18, NIAB-ARS_B.indTharparkar_mat_pri_1.0, whole genome shotgun sequence genomic DNA carries:
- the C18H19orf33 gene encoding immortalization up-regulated protein isoform X1, with amino-acid sequence MAIPTQMDMTVESTSKKPQGAGKVGDPKHSSPKVQGGSADNLKHHHGHGHGQGSASDSSSSSSDSENEAKSGSEQHKSASGKVKKPKVKKEKKKKEEGKKKASH; translated from the exons atggcaataccGACTCAAATGGATATGA CCGTGGAGTCCACCTCCAAGAAGCCCCAAGGGGCAGGCAAGGTGGGAGACCCCAAGCACAGCTCCCCCAAAGTTCAGGGCGGGTCAGCTGATAACCTGAAG CATCACCACGGCCATGGCCACGGCCAAGGGAGCGCCTCAGATTCCAGCAGCAGCTCCAGTGATTCGGAAAATGAGGCGAAG TCCGGCTCGGAGCAGCACAAGAGCGCCTCAGGCAAGGTCAAGAAACccaaggtgaaaaaggagaagaagaagaaggaggaagggaagaagaaggcTTCCCACTGA
- the C18H19orf33 gene encoding immortalization up-regulated protein isoform X2, producing the protein MEFDLSAAVESTSKKPQGAGKVGDPKHSSPKVQGGSADNLKHHHGHGHGQGSASDSSSSSSDSENEAKSGSEQHKSASGKVKKPKVKKEKKKKEEGKKKASH; encoded by the exons ATGGAGTTCGACCTGTCGGCAG CCGTGGAGTCCACCTCCAAGAAGCCCCAAGGGGCAGGCAAGGTGGGAGACCCCAAGCACAGCTCCCCCAAAGTTCAGGGCGGGTCAGCTGATAACCTGAAG CATCACCACGGCCATGGCCACGGCCAAGGGAGCGCCTCAGATTCCAGCAGCAGCTCCAGTGATTCGGAAAATGAGGCGAAG TCCGGCTCGGAGCAGCACAAGAGCGCCTCAGGCAAGGTCAAGAAACccaaggtgaaaaaggagaagaagaagaaggaggaagggaagaagaaggcTTCCCACTGA
- the YIF1B gene encoding protein YIF1B isoform X2, producing MNPGGLAAVGTPRQPSKRRVPVSQPGMADPHQLFDDTSSAQSRGYGAQRVPGGLGYPAASASPQGAFLADPVSNMAMAYGSSLAAQGKELVDKNIDRFIPVTKLKYYFAVDTMYVGKKLGLLVFPYLHQDWEVQYQQDTPVAPRFDVNAPDLYIPAMAFITYVLVAGLALGTQDRFSPDLLGLQASSALAWLTVEVLAILLSLYLITVNTDLSTIDLVAFLGYKYVGMIGGVLMGLLFGKIGYYLVLGWCCVSIFVFMIRTLRLKILAEAAAEGIPVRGARNQLRMYLTMAVAAAQPLLMYWLTFHLVR from the exons ATGAACCCGGGAGGCTTGGCGGCGGTGGGGACGCCCCGGCAGC CCTCGAAGCGGAGGGTTCCTGTGTCCCAGCCAGGCATGGCTGACCCCCACCAGCTTTTTGATGACACGAGTTCAGCCCAGAGCCGGGGCTATGGGGCCCAGCGGGTGCCTGGCGGCCTGGGCTACCCTGCAGCCTCCGCCTCGCCCCAGGGGGCCTTCCTGGCTGATCCTGTGTCCAACATGGCCATGGCCTATGGGAGCAGCCTCGCTGCGCAGGGCAAGGAGCTGGTGGATAAGAAC ATCGACCGCTTCATTCCTGTCACCAAGCTCAAGTATTACTTCGCCGTGGACACCATGTATGTAGGCAAAAAGCTGGGCCTGCTCGTCTTTCCCTACCTACACCAG GACTGGGAGGTGCAGTACCAGCAGGACACGCCGGTGGCCCCCCGCTTTGACGTCAACGCTCCTGACCTCTACATTCCAG CCATGGCTTTCATCACCTACGTCTTGGTGGCTGGCCTGGCGCTGGGGACCCAGGATAG GTTCTCTCCAGACCTCCTGGGGCTGCAGGCAAGCTCGGCGTTGGCCTGGCTGACAGTGGAGGTGCTGGCCATCCTGCTCAGCCTCTACCTCATCACTGTCAACACAGACCTCAGCACTATCGACCTGGTGGCCTTCCTGGGCTACAAGTATGTTGG GATGATTGGAGGGGTCCTCATGGGCCTGCTCTTTGGGAAGATCGGCTACTACCTGGTGCTGGGCTGGTGCTGCGTGTCCATCTTTGTGTTCATG ATCCGGACGCTGCGGCTGAAGATCCTGGCGGAGGCGGCGGCCGAGGGCATCCCGGTGCGTGGGGCGCGGAACCAGCTGCGCATGTACTTGACTatggcggtggcggcggcgcaGCCCCTGCTCATGTACTGGCTCACCTTTCACCTGGTGCGGTGA
- the YIF1B gene encoding protein YIF1B isoform X1 yields the protein MNPGGLAAVGTPRQRKWPSKRRVPVSQPGMADPHQLFDDTSSAQSRGYGAQRVPGGLGYPAASASPQGAFLADPVSNMAMAYGSSLAAQGKELVDKNIDRFIPVTKLKYYFAVDTMYVGKKLGLLVFPYLHQDWEVQYQQDTPVAPRFDVNAPDLYIPAMAFITYVLVAGLALGTQDRFSPDLLGLQASSALAWLTVEVLAILLSLYLITVNTDLSTIDLVAFLGYKYVGMIGGVLMGLLFGKIGYYLVLGWCCVSIFVFMIRTLRLKILAEAAAEGIPVRGARNQLRMYLTMAVAAAQPLLMYWLTFHLVR from the exons ATGAACCCGGGAGGCTTGGCGGCGGTGGGGACGCCCCGGCAGCGTAAGTGGC CCTCGAAGCGGAGGGTTCCTGTGTCCCAGCCAGGCATGGCTGACCCCCACCAGCTTTTTGATGACACGAGTTCAGCCCAGAGCCGGGGCTATGGGGCCCAGCGGGTGCCTGGCGGCCTGGGCTACCCTGCAGCCTCCGCCTCGCCCCAGGGGGCCTTCCTGGCTGATCCTGTGTCCAACATGGCCATGGCCTATGGGAGCAGCCTCGCTGCGCAGGGCAAGGAGCTGGTGGATAAGAAC ATCGACCGCTTCATTCCTGTCACCAAGCTCAAGTATTACTTCGCCGTGGACACCATGTATGTAGGCAAAAAGCTGGGCCTGCTCGTCTTTCCCTACCTACACCAG GACTGGGAGGTGCAGTACCAGCAGGACACGCCGGTGGCCCCCCGCTTTGACGTCAACGCTCCTGACCTCTACATTCCAG CCATGGCTTTCATCACCTACGTCTTGGTGGCTGGCCTGGCGCTGGGGACCCAGGATAG GTTCTCTCCAGACCTCCTGGGGCTGCAGGCAAGCTCGGCGTTGGCCTGGCTGACAGTGGAGGTGCTGGCCATCCTGCTCAGCCTCTACCTCATCACTGTCAACACAGACCTCAGCACTATCGACCTGGTGGCCTTCCTGGGCTACAAGTATGTTGG GATGATTGGAGGGGTCCTCATGGGCCTGCTCTTTGGGAAGATCGGCTACTACCTGGTGCTGGGCTGGTGCTGCGTGTCCATCTTTGTGTTCATG ATCCGGACGCTGCGGCTGAAGATCCTGGCGGAGGCGGCGGCCGAGGGCATCCCGGTGCGTGGGGCGCGGAACCAGCTGCGCATGTACTTGACTatggcggtggcggcggcgcaGCCCCTGCTCATGTACTGGCTCACCTTTCACCTGGTGCGGTGA
- the YIF1B gene encoding protein YIF1B isoform X3 has translation MPASKRRVPVSQPGMADPHQLFDDTSSAQSRGYGAQRVPGGLGYPAASASPQGAFLADPVSNMAMAYGSSLAAQGKELVDKNIDRFIPVTKLKYYFAVDTMYVGKKLGLLVFPYLHQDWEVQYQQDTPVAPRFDVNAPDLYIPAMAFITYVLVAGLALGTQDRFSPDLLGLQASSALAWLTVEVLAILLSLYLITVNTDLSTIDLVAFLGYKYVGMIGGVLMGLLFGKIGYYLVLGWCCVSIFVFMIRTLRLKILAEAAAEGIPVRGARNQLRMYLTMAVAAAQPLLMYWLTFHLVR, from the exons ATGCCAG CCTCGAAGCGGAGGGTTCCTGTGTCCCAGCCAGGCATGGCTGACCCCCACCAGCTTTTTGATGACACGAGTTCAGCCCAGAGCCGGGGCTATGGGGCCCAGCGGGTGCCTGGCGGCCTGGGCTACCCTGCAGCCTCCGCCTCGCCCCAGGGGGCCTTCCTGGCTGATCCTGTGTCCAACATGGCCATGGCCTATGGGAGCAGCCTCGCTGCGCAGGGCAAGGAGCTGGTGGATAAGAAC ATCGACCGCTTCATTCCTGTCACCAAGCTCAAGTATTACTTCGCCGTGGACACCATGTATGTAGGCAAAAAGCTGGGCCTGCTCGTCTTTCCCTACCTACACCAG GACTGGGAGGTGCAGTACCAGCAGGACACGCCGGTGGCCCCCCGCTTTGACGTCAACGCTCCTGACCTCTACATTCCAG CCATGGCTTTCATCACCTACGTCTTGGTGGCTGGCCTGGCGCTGGGGACCCAGGATAG GTTCTCTCCAGACCTCCTGGGGCTGCAGGCAAGCTCGGCGTTGGCCTGGCTGACAGTGGAGGTGCTGGCCATCCTGCTCAGCCTCTACCTCATCACTGTCAACACAGACCTCAGCACTATCGACCTGGTGGCCTTCCTGGGCTACAAGTATGTTGG GATGATTGGAGGGGTCCTCATGGGCCTGCTCTTTGGGAAGATCGGCTACTACCTGGTGCTGGGCTGGTGCTGCGTGTCCATCTTTGTGTTCATG ATCCGGACGCTGCGGCTGAAGATCCTGGCGGAGGCGGCGGCCGAGGGCATCCCGGTGCGTGGGGCGCGGAACCAGCTGCGCATGTACTTGACTatggcggtggcggcggcgcaGCCCCTGCTCATGTACTGGCTCACCTTTCACCTGGTGCGGTGA